From the Ruminiclostridium josui JCM 17888 genome, one window contains:
- the wecB gene encoding non-hydrolyzing UDP-N-acetylglucosamine 2-epimerase, which translates to MDRLKVMTIFGTRPDAVKMAPLVKELERCDKIDSIVCVTAQHREMLDQVLKMFEITPKHDLNIMQSRQTLTGITTRALEGLEKVMDQEKPDIVLVHGDTTTCFVGSLAAFYKQIAVGHVEAGLRTFDKYSPYPEEMNRKLTGSMADIHLAPTQTNRENLLREGVSQDSIYVTGNTVNDALKTTVKEDYTFQCEELRSIDFKNKRVIAVTAHRRENLGEPLHNICRALSAIVDKYEDVELVYTVHLNPVVQETAREILGGKERVHLIPPLDVQDMHNLMARSYMIMTDSGGIQEEAPTLGKPVLVLRKETERPEAVKAGTVRLAGTVESEIIEHASKLLDDKEDYDRMAKAVNPYGDGHASERIVKVLLYHFGLTDEIPQEFSV; encoded by the coding sequence TTGGACAGACTAAAGGTAATGACAATATTCGGTACAAGACCTGATGCCGTTAAAATGGCACCTCTTGTAAAGGAGCTGGAAAGGTGCGATAAAATTGATTCAATTGTCTGTGTAACAGCCCAACACAGAGAGATGCTAGATCAGGTACTAAAAATGTTTGAGATTACACCTAAACATGATTTGAATATAATGCAGAGCAGACAAACCTTAACAGGCATTACAACAAGAGCTCTTGAGGGTCTTGAGAAGGTTATGGATCAGGAAAAACCTGATATAGTACTTGTACATGGTGATACTACAACATGTTTTGTGGGCAGCCTTGCAGCATTTTACAAGCAGATAGCTGTAGGACATGTAGAAGCTGGATTGAGGACATTTGACAAGTACTCTCCGTATCCGGAAGAAATGAACAGAAAACTTACTGGTTCAATGGCGGATATTCATCTTGCGCCAACTCAAACAAACAGGGAAAATCTTTTAAGAGAAGGCGTAAGTCAGGATTCAATATATGTGACAGGTAATACGGTAAATGATGCATTAAAAACAACTGTAAAGGAAGACTATACATTCCAGTGTGAAGAACTCAGAAGTATAGATTTCAAAAATAAACGAGTTATTGCTGTTACCGCCCACAGAAGAGAAAACCTTGGAGAACCACTTCACAATATTTGTCGTGCACTTTCTGCAATTGTTGATAAGTATGAAGATGTTGAACTGGTTTATACAGTACATTTGAATCCAGTTGTACAGGAAACAGCCAGAGAGATACTTGGAGGAAAAGAAAGAGTTCACTTAATCCCTCCACTGGATGTCCAGGATATGCATAATCTTATGGCCAGATCTTATATGATAATGACTGATTCCGGTGGAATACAGGAAGAAGCACCAACTTTGGGCAAACCGGTTCTTGTATTAAGAAAAGAAACTGAAAGACCTGAAGCTGTTAAAGCAGGTACAGTAAGACTTGCTGGTACAGTTGAAAGCGAGATAATAGAACATGCCTCAAAGCTTCTTGATGACAAGGAAGACTATGATAGAATGGCAAAGGCAGTAAATCCTTACGGCGATGGACATGCTTCAGAAAGAATTGTAAAGGTACTTCTGTATCACTTCGGTTTAACAGATGAAATACCTCAGGAGTTTAGTGTTTGA
- a CDS encoding OmpA/MotB family protein: MAKEKIVKDNNERWLLTYADLMNLLLILFIILYSMSQVNSEKFQQLSQSLSSAFGNGERPSIVHGGSSGNSLIDFPATMPSPVIPSKIEDQQMEALQEEINGLVDSEGLKGNVAVTMQERGIVVTINEKILFKSGSAVIEPKDQDTVIKIGKDILSKIPNKHIRVEGHTDNIPMKSALYASNWELSAARAINVLKLLVEKGGINPKMIHPVPYGEYSPLVPNTSDANRAKNRRVDIVILRDSSSTGEADTDNDSLAK; encoded by the coding sequence ATGGCTAAGGAAAAAATTGTCAAGGATAATAATGAGCGTTGGCTCTTGACTTATGCTGACCTTATGAACTTGTTGTTAATACTCTTTATAATATTGTATTCCATGAGCCAGGTTAACTCTGAAAAATTTCAGCAGCTCTCACAGTCTCTGAGTTCTGCTTTTGGTAATGGAGAACGACCGTCTATAGTTCATGGTGGCAGTTCAGGAAATTCTTTGATTGATTTTCCTGCCACAATGCCGTCTCCCGTAATACCTTCAAAGATTGAAGATCAGCAAATGGAGGCGTTGCAAGAGGAAATAAATGGCCTTGTGGACTCTGAGGGGTTAAAAGGAAACGTAGCTGTAACAATGCAGGAACGCGGTATAGTTGTTACAATAAATGAGAAAATACTGTTTAAAAGCGGAAGTGCTGTAATAGAGCCAAAAGATCAGGATACAGTAATAAAAATAGGAAAAGATATTCTGAGTAAGATTCCAAACAAGCATATCCGTGTAGAAGGTCATACTGACAACATTCCAATGAAGAGTGCCTTATATGCATCTAACTGGGAATTGTCGGCGGCAAGAGCAATAAATGTTTTGAAGCTTCTGGTTGAGAAAGGCGGTATTAACCCAAAGATGATTCACCCTGTTCCATACGGTGAATATTCACCGTTAGTTCCGAATACATCAGATGCTAACAGAGCAAAAAATAGAAGAGTTGATATTGTAATACTGAGAGATTCATCAAGCACTGGTGAAGCTGATACGGATAATGACAGTTTAGCTAAATAA
- a CDS encoding motility protein A encodes MDITTIVGLVLGLGGVIAGYLEEGGQLGALFKVAPFLIVFIGGFGATLVAFPLSEVKKMLSTLSMLFIQKKYNEIDIINELADLSEKARKDGLLSLEQDAQTNKNDLIRKGLALVVDGIETEVIKDILARETELQAEIYESGAKIFEAMGGTWPAMGVCGTVMGMISILKDLSDSAALGPKISSAFIATMYGVAFANLVWLPFGTKIKAKAARETMINEIIIEGLLSIQAGENPRIIKEKLNLNLMEKLNGAKNKSAATAEEGAEA; translated from the coding sequence ATGGATATTACAACCATTGTAGGTTTGGTACTAGGTCTTGGTGGGGTTATTGCAGGATATTTGGAAGAAGGAGGCCAACTTGGCGCCCTTTTCAAAGTAGCTCCGTTTCTGATTGTTTTTATCGGAGGTTTTGGTGCGACACTGGTTGCATTTCCTTTATCAGAAGTTAAGAAAATGCTTTCGACATTAAGTATGTTGTTTATTCAAAAGAAATATAACGAAATAGATATTATAAACGAGCTGGCAGATTTATCTGAGAAGGCCAGAAAAGATGGGCTTCTCAGTCTTGAGCAGGATGCCCAAACTAATAAGAATGACCTTATTAGAAAAGGCTTGGCTCTAGTTGTTGACGGTATCGAAACTGAAGTAATAAAGGATATACTTGCAAGAGAAACTGAACTTCAGGCTGAAATCTATGAGTCAGGTGCAAAAATATTTGAGGCAATGGGTGGAACTTGGCCTGCCATGGGAGTTTGCGGAACAGTTATGGGTATGATTAGTATCCTCAAAGATTTATCAGATTCCGCAGCACTTGGACCTAAAATATCCAGTGCTTTTATTGCAACCATGTACGGTGTTGCCTTCGCTAACCTTGTATGGTTGCCATTCGGCACCAAAATAAAGGCTAAAGCAGCACGTGAAACAATGATTAATGAAATAATAATAGAAGGTCTCTTATCCATACAGGCCGGAGAAAATCCACGTATTATTAAGGAAAAACTCAACCTTAACCTGATGGAAAAGTTAAACGGTGCTAAAAACAAATCAGCAGCTACTGCGGAAGAAGGAGCTGAGGCATAA
- a CDS encoding F0F1 ATP synthase subunit A, which yields MGEKLTHAMEPHNAFTMNLFGLKIPVSDLVVTMWIIMAIMIVLAIVLTRKLSLIPNKRQNIAEIIVEFINNMVKDAIPHHWKAFAPYLGTVMLFLVLANTVSIFNIIPGGEEGFKLRPPTRNINVTVCLAVMSICVVAYAGIRYKGVGGWIKSFAKPTPIMLPFNILDYVIKPTSLALRLFGNILGAFIVMELIYMAFPIFAPAVLSCYFDLFDGILQAYVFMFLTSIYISEALE from the coding sequence ATGGGAGAAAAACTTACTCATGCAATGGAGCCACACAATGCATTTACCATGAATCTGTTTGGACTTAAAATTCCCGTTTCTGATCTTGTTGTCACAATGTGGATAATAATGGCTATAATGATCGTTCTTGCTATTGTTTTAACACGTAAACTTTCTTTAATTCCAAATAAGAGACAGAATATTGCAGAAATAATCGTAGAGTTTATTAATAATATGGTTAAGGATGCAATTCCCCATCACTGGAAAGCATTTGCACCATATCTTGGTACTGTTATGTTATTCTTAGTTTTAGCAAATACAGTTTCAATATTTAATATTATTCCTGGAGGAGAAGAAGGCTTTAAATTAAGACCCCCTACAAGAAATATAAATGTTACTGTATGCTTGGCTGTAATGTCAATTTGTGTAGTGGCTTACGCAGGTATAAGATATAAGGGAGTAGGCGGCTGGATAAAGAGCTTTGCCAAGCCAACGCCAATTATGCTTCCTTTTAATATTCTTGACTATGTAATAAAGCCGACATCGTTAGCATTACGTCTATTTGGTAATATATTAGGTGCATTTATAGTTATGGAGCTTATTTATATGGCATTTCCGATATTTGCACCAGCAGTACTAAGCTGTTATTTTGATTTATTTGATGGCATTCTTCAAGCATATGTGTTTATGTTTTTGACTTCTATATATATTTCAGAGGCATTAGAATAA
- the atpE gene encoding ATP synthase F0 subunit C, producing the protein MTGTGIIAIAAAIAAFTGIGAGIGISLATGKAVEGIARQPEAAGSIRTSLLLGAALAEATAIYGLVVALVLVFLKM; encoded by the coding sequence ATGACAGGAACAGGTATAATAGCTATAGCAGCTGCTATAGCAGCATTTACAGGTATTGGTGCAGGAATAGGTATTAGCTTGGCGACAGGTAAAGCTGTTGAAGGAATTGCTAGACAGCCAGAGGCAGCAGGTTCAATTAGAACATCTCTACTTCTAGGTGCAGCTCTTGCAGAGGCAACGGCTATCTATGGTTTGGTAGTAGCTTTGGTACTGGTTTTCTTAAAAATGTAA
- the atpF gene encoding F0F1 ATP synthase subunit B — MLKPDGYTFIFVALNLLILFFFMRKFLFKPITNLMEERKSSIEQGLKDAENAKIEAAEARKKYDEQIKNIKLDGDKLLNEARAKAAREYDEILAAAKKEALAVVEKGREEIEREREEMLRQTKQQIAVLAIAAATKLVQANMDTDANKAMVDKFIDEVGAI; from the coding sequence ATGTTAAAGCCTGATGGTTATACATTTATATTTGTTGCTTTAAACCTGTTAATCTTGTTTTTCTTTATGAGAAAATTCCTCTTTAAACCCATTACAAACCTCATGGAAGAGAGAAAAAGTTCCATAGAGCAGGGGTTAAAGGATGCTGAAAATGCAAAGATAGAAGCAGCTGAAGCTCGCAAGAAATATGATGAGCAAATAAAGAACATAAAATTAGATGGCGACAAACTATTGAATGAAGCAAGAGCTAAAGCCGCGCGTGAGTATGATGAAATACTGGCAGCTGCAAAAAAAGAAGCTTTAGCAGTGGTAGAAAAAGGTCGCGAAGAGATTGAACGTGAAAGAGAAGAAATGCTTCGCCAGACAAAGCAGCAGATTGCAGTACTAGCAATTGCAGCAGCAACAAAGTTAGTTCAAGCCAATATGGATACCGATGCTAATAAAGCAATGGTAGATAAATTTATAGACGAGGTAGGTGCTATTTGA
- a CDS encoding F0F1 ATP synthase subunit delta, whose protein sequence is MPLVEKRYAQALLQLSGSNINSVIEEFGDFINLFNTDKDFRDFLNNPVVKTDKKQALVKNVFTGRLSKNLLNLVLLLISKKRTSEIPGIYNQFVQMANETSNVLDMKIIMAAPLDEVQLEAVRQKFRMKYNAVAVNSTEIVDESLIGGIKVIIGDKVYDGSVKGRIESLTEIVSV, encoded by the coding sequence ATGCCACTTGTTGAAAAAAGGTATGCACAGGCACTGTTGCAATTGTCAGGTTCAAATATTAATTCCGTAATAGAGGAATTTGGAGATTTTATCAATTTATTTAATACTGATAAGGACTTCAGAGACTTTTTGAATAACCCTGTTGTTAAAACCGATAAGAAACAGGCTCTTGTCAAAAATGTATTTACCGGGCGATTAAGTAAAAATCTCCTTAACTTGGTATTACTTCTGATTTCCAAAAAGAGAACATCTGAAATACCCGGAATATACAACCAGTTTGTCCAAATGGCAAATGAAACGTCAAATGTTCTGGATATGAAGATAATAATGGCTGCTCCATTGGATGAAGTACAATTGGAGGCTGTAAGGCAAAAGTTTAGAATGAAATATAATGCAGTAGCAGTAAATTCCACTGAAATCGTAGATGAATCACTTATTGGTGGCATAAAGGTGATTATAGGTGATAAGGTTTACGATGGGAGTGTAAAAGGCAGGATAGAATCATTAACTGAGATAGTCAGTGTTTAG
- the atpA gene encoding F0F1 ATP synthase subunit alpha → MSLRPEEISSIIKQQIENYDTAVKTDDVGYVLQSGDNIARIYGLKSCMSGELLQFENDVFGMALNLEEDNVGCVVLGDDRGIKEGSTVKRTGKTVQVPVGQSLIGRVVSPLGKPLDGKGDIVAEEYRPVEFTAPGVIDRKSVNKPLQTGIMALDALIPIGRGQRELIIGDRQTGKTAIAVDTIINQKGKDVICVYVAIGQKASTITGIVNTLEKFGAMEYSIVVSSTASNPSSVQYLAPYAGCAIAEDFMYRYHKDVLIIYDDLSKHAVAYRAMSLLLKRPPGREAYPGDVFYLHSRLLERAAKLSDELGGGSITALPIIETLAGDVSAYIPTNVISITDGQIYLESELFHSGQRPAVNVGLSVSRVGGSAQIKAMRKIAGPLRINLAQYRELEAFAQFGSDLDKSTRDKLTQGERLVETLKQPLYATLPVEEQVLILYGATNNYLMDLPVNKVRKFNQEFVAYVKEKYPGILTSIAETGDISDEISKLMKTAADEFKAQFV, encoded by the coding sequence ATGAGTCTTAGACCAGAAGAAATAAGCTCAATTATAAAGCAGCAGATTGAAAATTATGATACTGCTGTAAAGACTGATGATGTTGGATATGTTCTTCAGTCGGGAGATAATATTGCGAGAATATACGGACTTAAATCATGTATGTCCGGCGAGCTTTTACAATTTGAAAATGATGTATTTGGTATGGCTCTCAATCTCGAAGAAGATAACGTGGGATGTGTTGTTCTGGGAGATGACAGAGGAATAAAGGAAGGCTCAACGGTTAAAAGAACAGGAAAGACTGTTCAGGTTCCGGTGGGACAAAGCCTTATCGGGAGAGTTGTCAGTCCTCTTGGAAAACCGTTGGATGGAAAAGGAGATATTGTAGCAGAAGAATATCGTCCTGTTGAGTTTACGGCTCCCGGTGTTATTGACAGAAAGAGTGTTAACAAGCCACTTCAGACAGGTATTATGGCACTTGATGCCTTGATTCCAATTGGAAGGGGACAAAGAGAGCTTATAATTGGAGACAGGCAGACTGGTAAAACGGCTATAGCTGTAGATACTATTATCAATCAAAAAGGCAAAGATGTTATTTGTGTTTATGTAGCAATTGGACAAAAGGCATCTACTATTACAGGTATTGTAAATACTCTGGAAAAATTCGGAGCAATGGAATATTCTATTGTTGTATCATCAACGGCAAGCAACCCTTCATCGGTTCAGTATCTTGCGCCTTATGCAGGATGCGCTATTGCAGAGGATTTTATGTACAGATATCATAAAGATGTTTTAATAATTTATGATGATTTGTCCAAGCATGCAGTTGCTTACAGAGCAATGTCCCTTCTGCTGAAAAGACCACCTGGAAGAGAAGCTTATCCCGGAGATGTTTTTTATTTGCACTCAAGACTACTTGAAAGAGCAGCAAAACTTAGCGATGAACTGGGTGGAGGTTCAATTACCGCACTGCCTATCATTGAAACACTTGCGGGAGACGTTTCGGCATATATTCCAACCAATGTTATTTCCATAACTGACGGTCAGATATATCTGGAGTCTGAATTGTTCCATTCAGGACAAAGACCAGCTGTTAACGTTGGATTATCAGTTTCCAGGGTTGGAGGTTCTGCTCAGATAAAAGCTATGAGAAAAATTGCAGGTCCTTTGAGAATAAACCTTGCACAGTACAGAGAACTTGAAGCATTTGCTCAGTTTGGCTCAGACCTTGATAAATCCACAAGAGACAAGCTCACTCAGGGGGAACGTCTTGTAGAGACACTAAAACAACCTCTGTATGCAACATTGCCAGTTGAAGAGCAGGTTCTAATACTGTATGGGGCTACAAATAACTATCTTATGGACTTACCTGTTAACAAGGTTAGAAAATTTAATCAGGAATTTGTGGCGTATGTAAAAGAGAAGTACCCTGGAATCCTGACCAGTATTGCCGAAACAGGAGATATAAGCGATGAAATTTCAAAGCTTATGAAGACTGCGGCAGATGAGTTTAAAGCTCAATTTGTTTAA
- the atpG gene encoding ATP synthase F1 subunit gamma has protein sequence MANNMREIKSRIKSINQMRQITKAMKLISASKLKKARTQLEETLPYFNKVRETIADILAHSAEVESRFFDIRKEKEGKKKAYIVMTGDKGLAGGYNSNILKLTEREIGDNKENALLLVAGTTGRSYFTRKGYHVHTEFDYAVQNPTVFRAREITEIILDLYNKQEVDEVYIAYTQMISAISLEPRLLKLLPIEISALREDVKADEIVLDQKFKYEPSEQEVLDVLIPKYIKGIMYGTFVEAFTSEQNARMTAMDNATKNADEMLQKLNLYYNRARQAAITQEISEIIGGASALK, from the coding sequence ATGGCAAATAATATGCGTGAAATTAAATCACGTATCAAAAGTATAAATCAGATGAGACAAATTACTAAGGCCATGAAGTTGATATCGGCGTCAAAACTAAAAAAAGCCAGAACACAGTTGGAAGAGACACTTCCGTACTTTAACAAGGTCAGAGAAACCATAGCCGACATTCTTGCACATAGTGCCGAGGTTGAAAGCAGGTTTTTTGATATAAGAAAAGAGAAGGAAGGTAAAAAGAAAGCATATATTGTTATGACAGGTGACAAGGGGTTAGCGGGAGGTTACAATAGTAACATTCTAAAGCTGACAGAACGTGAAATCGGTGATAACAAAGAAAATGCTTTGCTTCTGGTAGCAGGTACTACGGGAAGGTCTTACTTTACCAGAAAGGGATACCATGTCCACACTGAATTTGATTATGCAGTTCAGAATCCTACAGTGTTCAGGGCAAGGGAAATTACAGAGATTATACTTGATTTATACAATAAGCAGGAAGTTGATGAGGTATATATAGCTTATACCCAAATGATATCGGCTATATCTTTGGAGCCAAGGTTATTAAAGCTTCTACCAATTGAAATCAGTGCTCTACGTGAGGATGTAAAGGCTGATGAGATTGTATTGGATCAGAAGTTTAAATATGAACCGTCAGAACAAGAAGTTCTTGATGTTCTTATTCCTAAGTATATAAAAGGTATTATGTACGGCACCTTTGTTGAAGCTTTTACAAGTGAACAGAATGCCCGTATGACTGCAATGGATAATGCAACTAAAAATGCAGATGAAATGCTGCAAAAGTTGAATCTGTATTACAATAGAGCGAGACAGGCAGCTATAACTCAGGAGATTTCTGAAATTATTGGCGGTGCCTCAGCTTTAAAATAG
- the atpD gene encoding F0F1 ATP synthase subunit beta: MAGSSGVIVQVIGPVLDIRFENGILPNIYNAIKIPTDSGTVTAEVMQHLGNDTVRCVAMSSTDGLVRGMNAEDTGDAITVPVGKEVLGRIFSVLGEPVDKAGPIKPTAYLPIHREAPSLEEQRPSTEILETGIKVVDLLAPYAKGGKIGLFGGAGVGKTVLIMELIRNIATEHGGYSIFTGVGERTREGNDLWHDMNDSGVIDKTAMVFGQMNEPPGARMRVGLTGLTMAEYFRDQMGQDVLLFIDNIFRFVQAGSEVSALLGRVPSAVGYQPTLATDVGALQERIASTNKGSITSVQAVYVPADDLTDPAPATTFAHLDATTVLSRDIVAMGIYPAVDPLESTSRILDPKVVGEEHYTVARRVQEILQRNKELQDIIAILGMDELPEEDKLTVFRARKIQRYLSQPFFVGEQFTGYKGKYVPLKETIRGFKEIIDGKMDNIPEAAFYMKGAIEEVYEAAKEMEE; encoded by the coding sequence ATGGCTGGAAGTTCCGGAGTCATTGTACAGGTTATAGGTCCTGTACTTGACATAAGATTTGAAAATGGTATTTTGCCTAACATATATAATGCTATTAAGATTCCTACAGATTCTGGTACTGTTACTGCGGAAGTAATGCAGCATCTAGGAAATGATACAGTTAGATGTGTTGCAATGTCTTCTACAGACGGACTTGTCAGGGGCATGAATGCCGAAGATACAGGAGATGCGATTACTGTTCCTGTAGGTAAGGAAGTTCTGGGTAGAATTTTTAGTGTTTTGGGTGAGCCTGTAGATAAGGCAGGCCCCATTAAACCAACTGCTTACCTTCCCATACATAGGGAAGCACCTTCTTTGGAAGAACAAAGGCCTTCCACCGAAATACTTGAGACAGGTATTAAGGTAGTAGACTTGCTGGCGCCATATGCAAAGGGAGGTAAGATTGGACTCTTCGGCGGTGCTGGAGTTGGTAAGACAGTTCTTATAATGGAATTGATAAGAAATATAGCAACAGAGCACGGCGGATATTCAATATTTACCGGTGTTGGAGAAAGAACAAGAGAAGGTAATGACTTATGGCACGATATGAATGACTCAGGAGTTATTGATAAGACTGCCATGGTTTTCGGACAGATGAATGAACCACCGGGAGCAAGAATGAGAGTTGGTCTGACAGGACTTACAATGGCTGAGTACTTTAGGGATCAAATGGGACAGGATGTTCTTCTGTTTATAGATAATATATTCAGATTTGTCCAAGCTGGTTCAGAGGTTTCTGCACTATTAGGAAGAGTACCGTCGGCGGTTGGATATCAGCCTACGTTGGCAACGGACGTTGGTGCACTGCAAGAGAGAATAGCATCTACAAACAAGGGTTCAATTACTTCTGTTCAGGCAGTATATGTTCCTGCAGATGACTTGACCGACCCTGCTCCTGCAACTACTTTTGCTCACCTTGACGCAACTACTGTTTTAAGCAGAGATATTGTTGCAATGGGAATATATCCTGCTGTTGACCCTCTTGAATCAACATCAAGAATACTTGATCCCAAGGTTGTAGGTGAAGAACACTATACTGTAGCAAGAAGGGTGCAGGAAATTCTTCAAAGGAATAAAGAACTTCAGGATATTATTGCTATTCTCGGTATGGATGAGTTACCTGAAGAAGATAAGTTGACTGTTTTCAGGGCTAGAAAGATTCAGAGATACTTGTCACAGCCTTTCTTTGTAGGAGAACAGTTTACAGGATATAAAGGAAAGTATGTTCCATTAAAGGAAACTATTAGAGGATTTAAAGAGATTATCGACGGTAAGATGGACAATATACCTGAAGCAGCTTTTTATATGAAGGGCGCTATTGAAGAAGTTTACGAGGCTGCTAAGGAAATGGAAGAATAA
- a CDS encoding F0F1 ATP synthase subunit epsilon has protein sequence MATFFLEVLTPDRKFFSGEAECVIFKSSDGEMGVLAKHAPTVSAVSVGPLRINAQGKWIEAVVTEGFAKIMPDKVVILTDTAEYPEEIDINRAKAAKQRAEERLQKKLSQLEYMRSKAALARAMARLNATNKRS, from the coding sequence ATGGCCACATTTTTTTTAGAGGTATTAACACCTGATAGAAAGTTTTTTTCAGGAGAGGCAGAGTGTGTAATATTTAAATCCAGTGATGGCGAGATGGGCGTTTTGGCAAAACATGCACCCACAGTTTCAGCTGTAAGCGTCGGACCTCTCAGAATCAATGCTCAGGGTAAGTGGATTGAGGCAGTTGTTACCGAAGGGTTTGCAAAGATTATGCCCGACAAGGTTGTTATACTTACCGATACGGCCGAATACCCGGAAGAAATAGATATTAACAGAGCCAAGGCTGCAAAACAGCGTGCTGAGGAACGGCTTCAGAAGAAACTCAGTCAATTGGAATATATGAGATCAAAAGCAGCTCTTGCGAGAGCGATGGCACGTTTGAATGCAACAAACAAGAGAAGTTAA